Proteins co-encoded in one Quercus robur chromosome 8, dhQueRobu3.1, whole genome shotgun sequence genomic window:
- the LOC126695372 gene encoding peroxidase 3-like isoform X1: protein MEGIRCFGIAILVLLGFLGSTQAQLQLGFYSKNCPKAEKIIQDFVNQHIHNAPSLAAALLRMHFHDCFVRGCDASLLLNSTSNNQAEKVAIPNLSVRGFDFIDRVKSLVEAECPGIVSCADIIAMVARDSIVATGGPFWRVPTGRRDGTISNTSEVLSNLPPPTGNFSTLQTLFSNVGLNLIDLVLLSGAHAIGVSHCSSFSYRLYNFTGVGDQDPALDPEYAANLKAKKCTNPNDNTTIVEMDPGSRKTFDLSYYSLLLKRRGLFESDNALASNPTTRTFVTQLLQGPIQNFYDEFAKSMEKMGRTNVKTGSTGEIRKQCAVVNS from the exons ATGGAGGGGATAAGATGTTTTGGGATAGCAATCTTAGTTCTTTTAGGATTTCTAGGCTCAACACAAGCTCAACTGCAGTTGGGTTTTTACTCTAAGAACTGCCCAAAAGCTGAGAAGATTATTCAAGACTTTGTTAACCAGCACATCCACAATGCTCCATCATTGGCAGCTGCCCTCTTAAGGATGCACTTCCATGACTGCTTTGTCAGG GGGTGTGATGCATCTTTGCTTCTGAACTCAACCTCAAATAACCAAGCGGAAAAGGTTGCTATTCCAAATCTTTCAGTCAGAGGTTTTGACTTCATTGACAGAGTTAAGAGCCTAGTTGAAGCTGAATGTCCTGGCATAGTTTCTTGTGCAGATATCATTGCTATGGTTGCAAGAGATTCTATTGTCGCCACA GGAGGTCCATTTTGGAGAGTCCCAACTGGTCGAAGAGATGGGACAATCTCTAATACGTCAGAAGTCTTGAGCAACCTCCCACCTCCAACTGGAAACTTCTCCACTCTTCAGACACTATTTTCCAACGTGGGTCTTAACTTAATTGACCTGGTCTTGCTCTCAG GTGCTCACGCCATTGGTGTGTCTCATTGTTCATCATTTTCATACCGCCTGTATAATTTCACTGGTGTGGGTGATCAGGACCCAGCTCTAGACCCTGAATATGCTGCCAATCTCAAGGCAAAAAAGTGCACAAATCCTAATGATAATACCACAATAGTTGAGATGGACCCTGGAAGTCGCAAAACATTTGACCTTAGCTACTACTCACTTCTACTTAAAAGACGAGGTCTGTTCGAATCCGATAATGCTTTAGCTTCGAACCCCACAACTAGGACTTTCGTCACCCAACTACTTCAAGGACCAATTCAAAATTTCTATGATGAATTTGCCAAGTCCATGGAGAAAATGGGTCGTACCAATGTTAAGACCGGGTCAACCGGTGAGATTAGGAAGCAATGTGCAGTAGTGAATAgctag
- the LOC126695372 gene encoding peroxidase 3-like isoform X2: protein MHFHDCFVRGCDASLLLNSTSNNQAEKVAIPNLSVRGFDFIDRVKSLVEAECPGIVSCADIIAMVARDSIVATGGPFWRVPTGRRDGTISNTSEVLSNLPPPTGNFSTLQTLFSNVGLNLIDLVLLSGAHAIGVSHCSSFSYRLYNFTGVGDQDPALDPEYAANLKAKKCTNPNDNTTIVEMDPGSRKTFDLSYYSLLLKRRGLFESDNALASNPTTRTFVTQLLQGPIQNFYDEFAKSMEKMGRTNVKTGSTGEIRKQCAVVNS, encoded by the exons ATGCACTTCCATGACTGCTTTGTCAGG GGGTGTGATGCATCTTTGCTTCTGAACTCAACCTCAAATAACCAAGCGGAAAAGGTTGCTATTCCAAATCTTTCAGTCAGAGGTTTTGACTTCATTGACAGAGTTAAGAGCCTAGTTGAAGCTGAATGTCCTGGCATAGTTTCTTGTGCAGATATCATTGCTATGGTTGCAAGAGATTCTATTGTCGCCACA GGAGGTCCATTTTGGAGAGTCCCAACTGGTCGAAGAGATGGGACAATCTCTAATACGTCAGAAGTCTTGAGCAACCTCCCACCTCCAACTGGAAACTTCTCCACTCTTCAGACACTATTTTCCAACGTGGGTCTTAACTTAATTGACCTGGTCTTGCTCTCAG GTGCTCACGCCATTGGTGTGTCTCATTGTTCATCATTTTCATACCGCCTGTATAATTTCACTGGTGTGGGTGATCAGGACCCAGCTCTAGACCCTGAATATGCTGCCAATCTCAAGGCAAAAAAGTGCACAAATCCTAATGATAATACCACAATAGTTGAGATGGACCCTGGAAGTCGCAAAACATTTGACCTTAGCTACTACTCACTTCTACTTAAAAGACGAGGTCTGTTCGAATCCGATAATGCTTTAGCTTCGAACCCCACAACTAGGACTTTCGTCACCCAACTACTTCAAGGACCAATTCAAAATTTCTATGATGAATTTGCCAAGTCCATGGAGAAAATGGGTCGTACCAATGTTAAGACCGGGTCAACCGGTGAGATTAGGAAGCAATGTGCAGTAGTGAATAgctag